In a single window of the Montipora capricornis isolate CH-2021 chromosome 11, ASM3666992v2, whole genome shotgun sequence genome:
- the LOC138024678 gene encoding uncharacterized protein, with the protein MCSVPKYIVFEDELLKLFNRCVICGEEVLEKDLVKKGSMLKITTFCKNSHSKEWVSQPTVKRAAAGNLLLSGAILFTGNTFFRVSEMASTVNLAFPGESDYLNYQNKHLFPVINECWQQEKASVLADLLDRESVTLIGDGRCDSPGYSAKYGTYTMMDTETKNIVDFDVVHVKQTTSSQAMEKLGFQRCLDRALDSGIPVDVVGTDRHTGIKALMRTVYKDRGVEHQVDVWHLCKNIKAKKKGCEELAPWIKSVTNHLWWSSMTCEGNAELLKEKWTSILHHVAD; encoded by the coding sequence atgtgtTCAGTCCCCAAATACATCGTATTTGAGGATGAACTCCTGAAATTATTTAATCGTTGCGTTATCTGCGGAGAAGAGGTGTTAGAAAAAGATCTGGTTAAAAAGGGCTCTATGTTGAAAATAACAACATTCTGTAAGAACTCTCATTCAAAAGAGTGGGTTTCTCAGCCGACCGTTAAAAGAGCTGCTGCAGGGAACCTGTTACTTTCTGGCGCAATTTTATTTACGGGCAATACGTTTTTTCGCGTGTCAGAAATGGCTTCTACAGTTAATCTTGCGTTTCCTGGTGAGTCTGACTACCTCAACTATCAAAACAAGCACCTGTTTCCAGTTATAAATGAATGTTGGCAGCAAGAAAAGGCTTCAGTGCTTGCAGATCTCCTAGACAGGGAATCTGTAACTCTCATTGGTGACGGGCGCTGTGATTCGCCAGGGTATAGTGCCAAATATGGCACGTATACCATGATGGACACAGAAACTAAAAATATTGTAGATTTTGATGTCGTTCATGTGAAACAAACCACAAGTTCCCAAGCAATGGAAAAACTAGGTTTTCAGCGTTGCCTCGACCGTGCCCTCGACAGCGGGATTCCCGTGGATGTCGTGGGCACTGATAGACATACAGGAATAAAGGCACTGATGAGAACTGTCTACAAAGATCGCGGAGTTGAGCATCAGGTCGACGTTTGGCACCTttgtaaaaacataaaagccaaGAAAAAAGGATGCGAGGAACTGGCCCCCTGGATTAAATCAGTAACTAATCATCTTTGGTGGTCGTCTATGACATGCGAAGGGAATGCTGAGCTCCTTAAAGAAAAATGGACCAGCATACTGCACCATGTTGCTGACTAG